The window AAAACAGCTTCAGAGAACTCTTAAATGAGTTTATTGTTATGAATGTTTAAGGTTTGGATTATTTTCTTCTGTAGAACATTAACAGTCAAATATTGAGTTTTGAGAAATTacatctcctatatattaataaagaagcatttttgaaaaaatgctAATGTATCGTCGCCAGAGAATTCGAAGTACATTTTACCAAATAACTCTcattaattatactaattacaTCTATGCCACTAtagatttaaatcaaaattcattacataaattaaaactatttgtagctatttaatttgaaactatattactatttttgaaaaaacaacaaattattttttaattgataattattcatattttattaaaataaagtcCATACAAATGTCTCCATCACGTTAAAAAAATTTTCtacattcaaatatttcacgaatgaaatgtatttttacacaaaatagtcacaaatttgaataactataaaaattagttacatattttgttttatacaaacgaATCTTAGATttcaaatactaaattttactcataataattttatttgaatcgatTTATCCGCGCTATGTGAGGGTTGTTTACCTAGTATATATTATAGAGGGAGAGAACCAAAATAAACTCTACAAGCGTGCAACTAGTCATCACAATAGTTGACATTCTCAAGTGGTtcacaattttgttttcttacgtACGACCATAATAACAATAAGCAAATCTAGTAATGTACTTCAAATGTTcctacatttatttatatttcatttacGACATAACATATCTATCAGGTTGCAATTCTAGAGaaagttatttgttttatgattttaatggatttggaaatccaaacataGTTCATTTATtgaattattgattttaaaatacttctcaaaattatgtgttattgattatatgatttataaatatttgttaaaatctcatgttatttatttaatgatttgtttttgaatttcaaaatctatattatgttatattatgttttaaatggatttgaaagtgaaaaatagaaaattcaaatccaaggataaaacttattatttcaaaatccattgttttgattttcataatttacaattttttatatggATTTAAATCATTCATCCAATTTAGAAACAAATAGTACTATACAAGTTGAGgactatatttattttaaacttgtAATATTTCTTAGCTAATTAACTTATTGAAGCTTAACGAAAACGTAATGTTGGAACACATGGTTAGATAACACACTGTAAACATTTTCttcctaatatatatagtattaaaggtatatacataatttttgtgtttatgtttcatatttcacaaaagaTATTGTGGACATATGTATATTAGATTTATATGACAATTGTGTTGTTTCAAAACGAAAAGTTGTTTTCTTGTTGCAAATGTGTTCAAAGATGGCTTTCTTGATCATCAACTTCTGAGAAATAAACTCTTTGAAAAGATTTAATCATTATCAGAAGAAATGtgttcctcttcctctgcttcGATCTGATGCAAAGACGATCCACCACTTTCCTCATCTGAATAAACACTTTGGTCTTCAGATTTTGAGCTATGAATGTGCTCAAGCCGAGTTTcatgtttctcttcctcttcttcctcatcatcatcatcatgagcAAGGCTATTCATTCGCATGCTTGTGTTCCTCGACGAATCATTATGAGCAAGAATATTGATTCGCATGCTTGTGTTCCTCGACGTATCATCGTGAGCAAGGCTATTGATTCGCATGCTTGTGTTCCTAGACGAATCAGCATGATCTTTATCACTGTCATGCCACGAAAACGTGCTTTCTTCGTTTGATTTAGAGCTGCTTTTACTGCTTGGCCTCtcgttatcttcttcttcagagctGTAACTATAATTTATCTTCAAGCTCTGCGCAGTTGCGTTTGTTTCATGAATAGATCTTCTCTGATCACTTTCAGAGTCAGAGACGGAACTGCTAGAGTCTCTAGGTTTCTCTAACTGAGAATGTTCCTTTTCTTGACCCTTTTCAGAGTTTGAATCAGACTCATCATCTGAATGTGCCGttgtttcttccttctcttgtttTTTCATACTTCttattgattctttttctttttctttttctttttcttcttcttcttcatcttctgattCTGATGAAGAGCTGGAGTTGTCGTCTTCCTCTTTTCgaggaagagaaaaaggagTTACAGAACAAGAACCGTGTCTACTTAAAGCAATGGACATACTTTTGTCCCTGAAGGATGACATTGGAATTGTGGTTGGAATACCATCTTCTGTAGACATTGAAAGGAAGCTAAGAGCAACCGTTACATCGCTTATCAAAGGACGAGCAGTTGGTTCCTCTTGTAGACACATTGATGTTATTGCCACTGCTTGATTTAACCCTCTCTCTGAAAAATTCTTTTTCATGAGGGGATCAGCCATATCCGGGTACCTTTTTGGGTCTCTAAATATCGGTTGTGCCTGCAACAAAAGCCAaaattatatcatcaaaaagaGGAACATTCAAGCAACACAATTCCAAAATGTGGGGTTTAATGAGTTTTACCCAAGCAACtagattttgttcatcattaGGCTTAGTGGTGTCAATAGCTCTTCTACCGGTGATGAGTTCAAGCAACACAACTCCAAAGCTATAAACGTCTGATTTGACAGTGAGATCTTCCCCTCGAGTGTACTCAGGAGCAGAATAACCATAAGTGTCCATAACCcgggaagaaagaaacaagcTGTCACCTGTCCNNNNNNNNNNNNNNNNNNNNNNNNNNNNNNNNNNNNNNNNNNNNNNNNNNNNNNNNNNNNNNNNNNNNNNNNNNNNNNNNNNNNNNNNNNNNNNNNNNNNNNNNNNNNNNNNNNNNNNNNNNNNNNNNNNNNNNNNNNNNNNNNNNNNNNNNNNNNNNNNNNNNNNNNNNNNNNNNNNNNNNNNNNNNNNNNNNNNNNNNNNNNNNNNNNNNNNNNNNNNNNNNNNNNNNNNNNNNNNNNNNNNNNNNNNNNNNNNNNNNNNNNNNNNNNNNNNNNNNNNNNNNNNNNNNNNNNNNNNNNNNNNNNNNNNNNNNNNNNNNNNNNNNNNNNNNNNNNNNNNNNNNNNNNNNNNNNNNNNNNNNNNNNNNNNNNNNNNNNNNNNNNNNNNNNNNNNNNNNNNNNNNNNNNNNNNNNNNNNNNNNNNNNNNNNNNNNNNNNNNNNNNNNNNNNNNNNNNNNNNNNNNNNNNNNNNNNNNNNNNNNNNNNNNNNNNNNNNNNNNNNNNNNNNNNNNNNNNNNNNNNNNNNNNNNNNNNNNNNNNNNNNNNNNNNNNNNNNNNNNNNNNNNNNNNNNNNNNNNNNNNNNNNNNNNNNNNNNNNNNNNNNNNNNNNNNNNNNNNNNNNNNNNNNNNNNNNNNNNNNNNNNNNNNNNNNNNNNNNNNNNNNNNNNNNNNNNNNNNNNNNNNNNNNNNNNNNNNNNNNNNNNNNNNNNNNNNNNNNNNNNNNNNNNNNNNNNNNNNNNNNNNNNNNNNNNNNNNNNNNNNNNNNNNNNNNNNNNNNNNNNNNNNNNNNNNNNNNNNNNNNNNNNNNNNNNNNNNNNNNNNNNNNNNNNNNNNNNNNNNNNNNNNNNNNNNNNNNNNNNNNNNNNNNNNNNNNNNNNNNNNNNNNNNNNNNNNNNNNNNNNNNNNNNNNNNNNNNNNNNNNNNNNNNNNNNNNNNNNNNNNNNNNNNNNNNNNNNNNNNNNNNNNNNNNNNNNNNNNNNNNNNNNNNNNNNNNNNNNNNNNNNNNNNNNNNNNNNNNNNNNNNNNNNNNNNNNNNNNNNNNNNNNNNNNNNNNNNNNNNNNNNNNNNNNNNNNNNNNNNNNNNNNNNNNNNNNNNNNNNNNNNNNNNNNNNNNNNNNNNNNNNNNNNNNNNNNNNNNNNNNNNNNNNNNNNNNNNNNNNNNNNNNNNNNNNNNNNNNNNNNNNNNNNNNNNNNNNNNNNNNNNNNNNNNNNNNNNNNNNNNNNNNNNNNNNNNNNNNNNNNNNNNNNNNNNNNNNNNNNNNNNNNNNNNNNNNNNNNNNNNNNNNNNNNNNNNNNNNNNNNNNNNNNNNNNNNNNNNNNNNNNNNNNNNNNNNNNNNNNNNNNNNNNNNNNNNNNNNNNNNNNNNNNNNNNNNNNNNNNNNNNNNNNNNNNNNNNNNNNNNNNNNNNNNNNNNNNNNNNNNNNNNNNNNNNNNNNNNNNNNNNNNNNNNNNNNNNNNNNNNNNNNNNNNNNNNNNNNNNNNNNNNNNNNNNNNNNNNNNNNNNNNNNNNNNNNNNNNNNNNNNNNNNNNNNNNNNNNNNNNNNNNNNNNNNNNNNNNNNNNNNNNNNNNNNNNNNNNNNNNNNNNNNNNNNNNNNNNNNNNNNNNNNNNNNNNNNNNNNNNNNNNNNNNNNNNNNNNNNNNNNNNNNNNNNNNNNNNNNNNNNNNNNNNNNNNNNNNNNNNNNNNNNNNNNNNNNNNNNNNNNNNNNNNNNNNNNNNNNNNNNNNNNNNNNNNNNNNNNNNNNNNNNNNNNNNNNNNNNNNNNNNNNNNNNNNNNNNNNNNNNNNNNNNNNNNNNNNNNNNNNNNNNNNNNNNNNNNNNNNNNNNNNNNNNNNNNNNNNNNNNNNNNNNNNNNNNNNNNNNNNNNNNNNNNNNNNNNNNNNNNNNNNNNNNNNNNNNNNNNNNNNNNNNNNNNNNNNNNNNNNNNNNNNNNNNNNNNNNNNNNNNNNNNNNNNNNNNNNNNNNNNNNNNNNNNNNNNNNNNNNNNNNNNNNNNNNNNNNNNNNNNNNNNNNNNNNNNNNNNNNNNNNNNNNNNNNNNNNNNNNNNNNNNNNNNNNNNNNNNNNNNNNNNNNNNNNNNNNNNNNNNNNNNNNNNNNNNNNNNNNNNNNNNNNNNNNNNNNNNNNNNNNNNNNNNNNNNNNNNNNNNNNNNNNNNNNNNNNNNNNNNNNNNNNNNNNNNNNNNNNNNNNNNNNNNNNNNNNNNNNNNNNNNNNNNNNNNNNNNNNNNNNNNNNNNNNNNNNNNNNNNNNNNNNNNNNNNNNNNNNNNNNNNNNNNNNNNNTCGCATGCTTGTGTTCCTCGACGTATCATCGTGAGCAAGGCTATTGATTCGCATGCTTGTGTTCCTAGACGAATCAGCATGATCTTTATCACTGTCATGCCACGAAAACGTGCTTTCTTCGTTTGATTTAGAGCTGCTTTTACTGCTTGGCCTCtcgttatcttcttcttcagagctGTAACTATAATTTATCTTCAAGCTCTGCGCAGTTGCGTTTGTTTCATGAATAGATCTTCTCTGATCACTTTCAGAGTCAGAGACGGAACTGCTAGAGTCTCTAGGTTTCTCTAACTGAGAATGTTCCTTTTCTTGACCCTTTTCAGAGTTTGAATCAGACTCATCATCTGAATGTGCCGttgtttcttccttctcttgtttTTTCATACTTCttattgattctttttctttttctttttctttttcttcttcttcttcatcttctgattCTGATGAAGAGCTGGAGTTGTCGTCTTCCTCTTTTCgaggaagagaaaaaggagTTACAGAACAAGAACCGTGTCTACTTAAAGCAATGGACATACTTTTGTCCCTGAAGGATGACATTGGAATTGTGGTTGGAATACCATCTTCTGTAGACATTGAAAGGAAGCTAAGAGCAACCGTTACATCGCTTATCAAAGGACGAGCAGTTGGTTCCTCTTGTAGACACATTGATGTTATTGCCACTGCTTGATTTAACCCTCTCTCTGAAAAATTCTTTTTCATGAGGGGATCAGCCATATCCGGGTACCTTTTTGGGTCTCTAAATATCGGTTGTGCCTGCAACAAAAGCCAaaattatatcatcaaaaagaGGAACATTCAAGCAACACAATTCCAAAATGTGGGGTTTAATGAGTTTTACCCAAGCAACtagattttgttcatcattaGGCTTAGTGGTGTCAATAGCTCTTCTACCGGTGATGAGTTCAAGCAACACAACTCCAAAGCTATAAACGTCTGATTTGACAGTGAGATCTTCCCCTCGAGTGTACTCAGGAGCAGAATAACCATAAGTGTCCATAACCcgggaagaaagaaacaagcTGTCACCTGTCCCCGGTTCTAGGTTATGCATACCAAAGTCACAAAGCTTAGGGTAAAACTCAGCATCTAACAAGATGTTAGAGGCTTTCAAATCTCGGTATATCACTGGTGGATTCACTTTATCGTGCAAGTAATCCAATCCTTGTGCTGCACCAAACGCAATCTTCATCCTCGTTATCCAATCCATTGGCTTCTCGCCTGGCTTTTGTTCTGCATATCAAATCCATTATTATTAGcctcaaaaacaaaacctaaactTCTCTCCTTTATACAAACgttaaattaaatgtttttaaaaagctcAGTATTACCGTAAAGATGGTCTTGAAGGGAACCTCCAGAGACATATTCAAAGACTAAAAGCCGTTGATCGCCATCACCACAGTATCCTATAAGCTTAACAAGATTGGGATGTTCGAGTTTAGCCAATGACAAGACTTCAGCTTGAAACTCTTTGTTACCATGTAATCCATGCTTGTCCAGCTGCTTCACAGCTACCAACTACACTCATAAAAGCAATACAAGATCACTTCAAGGAAAATCACAGACAAAGAAGATGCAACAAGATGTACTAATCCTCTGCTCCTAAATGATTCATTGAACAAGGTATCCAAAGCTCATAACTTTGGAGATGAAACGAACCTGGCCAGTAGATTGAAGGGTTCCTTTGTAAACCCTACCGAACCCACCTTCACCTAGAAGACATTCTTGCCGGAAATTCTTGGTCGCCGTCGCTAATTCCCGGAAATTGAATGTTTTCACCGGtaattgctctgtttctcgttCTTCAACTCGTTTCGTCGTTGCCACTGAAACCAAAAACcacaacatttttgtttttttgtttttagcaaaCGGGTTTCAAATTCCACAGTTCCAGAACAAGAAAgctaacatttttttgttttttgtttttgttttgaatttgataagTTTACCAGGTGGTCTGAATTCGGGTTCATCGTGTTCGTTAGtctggttgttgttgttgttggtacaAGGAGCGTTTCTGCTCTTTTGTGAAGTGAAACACGGAAAACAATTCATCCTtatcattcaaaaaaatattcaaaaatctaaaaaatcgaaaaatgaaaaaaaaaatcctttttttgttagtttgaaGATGATTTTTAACAATGGCGGGGTCCTTCAATCTTGTGAAGGACCCACGTTAAAGGGCATAAATCTTTGGGGGGgattgtaaagaaaacaaaacagaggaatgaagcgtaagaagagagagagagagaaaagaagaaaaaaaaggaaatcaaattgAAACCAATCAGAATACATGAAGAACAATGAACTTCTCCGATGATACATCCGAGAAGAATGgaaaaaagttttgtttcttttttctttgttctcttttaCGAATTCTATTTTTCGTTTTTGCTACTTTGTTCTACTCCCCCCAAAAGTATGGAGAGCCATTCTTATTACCATTATCTCTATTCTCTAATCTATTTTTAAATCTAGTTTTAGACTTAGTTAgttatacaaaattattatctttcaaATTCACTGTATAACAACTCTCGGAAACACAAGACTGAAGATGTTGTTTGATTGAAGTATTATAAGGCTTAAAATATGTCATGGATTCTCTActtaaacaaagacaaaactgaCACAGAGGCTGATGCATTACATGATACAAATGCTAGAAGAGTTGACACAGAAAATGAAGTATTACTTGACAAAAAAGATGAAGTATTACTTAATACAAATGCCGGTAGAGCAGACCTTAAGTAGCACTTGGTGATCGTGCTGACACAGTGATTAACATAAAGCAGAGAAGA is drawn from Camelina sativa cultivar DH55 chromosome 8, Cs, whole genome shotgun sequence and contains these coding sequences:
- the LOC104709169 gene encoding receptor-like kinase LIP1, encoding MIRMNCFPCFTSQKSRNAPCTNNNNNQTNEHDEPEFRPPVATTKRVEERETEQLPVKTFNFRELATATKNFRQECLLGEGGFGRVYKGTLQSTGQLVAVKQLDKHGLHGNKEFQAEVLSLAKLEHPNLVKLIGYCGDGDQRLLVFEYVSGGSLQDHLYEQKPGEKPMDWITRMKIAFGAAQGLDYLHDKVNPPVIYRDLKASNILLDAEFYPKLCDFGMHNLEPGTGDSLFLSSRVMDTYGYSAPEYTRGEDLTVKSDVYSFGVVLLELITGRRAIDTTKPNDEQNLVAWAQPIFRDPKRYPDMADPLMKKNFSERGLNQAVAITSMCLQEEPTARPLISDVTVALSFLSMSTEDGIPTTIPMSSFRDKSMSIALSRHGSCSVTPFSLPRKEEDDNSSSSSESEDEEEEEKEKEKEKESIRSMKKQEKEETTAHSDDESDSNSEKGQEKEHSQLEKPRDSSSSVSDSESDQRRSIHETNATAQSLKINYSYSSEEEDNERPSSKSSSKSNEESTFSWHDSDKDHADSSRNTSMRINSLAHDDTSRNTSMRINILAHNDSSRNTSMRMNSLAHDDDDEEEEEEKHETRLEHIHSSKSEDQSVYSDEESGGSSLHQIEAEEEEHISSDND